One Pseudomonas sp. MH9.2 DNA segment encodes these proteins:
- a CDS encoding glycosyltransferase family 39 protein codes for MKFQKNHFIDRVLDPGAAQKIERTAFWARELWLLPILILAALVRVYGSTASAIWCDEGSSLLMSQYSPALIWFHSAHDVHPPLYYFLLHLWIEVFGNGIFSVRSMSVVPGILTVALGVWLVQLIATRRAAILAGVLLALLPIAVRYSQEVRMYSLMGFWLMGATIALVYWVKNPDRHRYLVIYSLLMAASFYTHYFTGLCVLSHWAYLFFMRGEKPRLITRPAWWIANGLIALLYAPWIPGLIDQLQHLEQLKVGGDVGWILPVTRYSLPSTIWQYLILTDGLSLKWPLYFSLPLAVALVAGAVALRDRGPYKFHVLLVTYTFLPLVVVFLISWITPLLVERYLMFSALGLPMILAIAIDQIERHFRYVAIAMLMGILGVELVGLSNDYQVDDEQFDKLVSYVNEHYAANDRIVVSDLFWYFSYVYYNKTGSEPLLYTPKLANGTSGRPNSYGFGTLVDQDSDKIYLDSLETLPGDSTRVWLISNSEPPDDFSSIPSDWTKVTELKVGDTEVRLYSIPPH; via the coding sequence ATGAAATTTCAAAAAAATCATTTTATAGACAGGGTTCTCGACCCTGGCGCTGCACAGAAAATTGAACGCACTGCCTTCTGGGCTCGCGAGCTTTGGTTGTTACCTATTCTGATACTGGCGGCGCTGGTGCGCGTCTATGGTTCAACCGCATCAGCCATCTGGTGCGATGAAGGCTCCAGTTTGCTCATGAGCCAGTACTCACCAGCGCTGATCTGGTTTCACAGCGCTCACGATGTACATCCACCTCTTTATTACTTCCTCCTGCACCTATGGATAGAGGTATTCGGGAACGGTATCTTCTCGGTCAGGTCCATGAGCGTCGTACCGGGCATTCTGACGGTAGCCCTTGGTGTCTGGCTGGTTCAATTGATCGCAACACGGCGAGCGGCGATCCTGGCCGGCGTTTTATTAGCCTTACTGCCCATTGCAGTGCGTTATAGCCAGGAAGTCCGGATGTACTCCCTCATGGGGTTCTGGCTGATGGGCGCAACCATAGCACTCGTCTATTGGGTGAAAAATCCAGACCGTCATCGATACCTCGTCATTTATTCTCTGTTAATGGCAGCCAGTTTTTACACCCATTACTTCACGGGCCTTTGTGTACTTTCACACTGGGCCTACCTGTTTTTTATGCGCGGTGAAAAGCCCCGCCTCATCACTCGCCCTGCATGGTGGATCGCCAACGGTCTCATTGCCTTGCTATATGCCCCCTGGATTCCTGGCCTGATTGACCAGTTGCAGCACCTTGAACAACTCAAGGTGGGTGGCGACGTCGGCTGGATACTGCCGGTTACACGTTATTCTCTGCCCTCAACTATCTGGCAGTATTTGATCCTTACGGATGGTTTAAGCCTGAAATGGCCCCTCTATTTTTCACTTCCACTCGCGGTGGCGTTGGTCGCCGGTGCTGTTGCCCTGCGTGATCGAGGCCCCTATAAATTTCATGTTTTATTGGTGACCTATACCTTTCTACCTTTGGTGGTTGTGTTTCTGATCTCGTGGATAACACCACTGTTGGTCGAGCGTTATCTGATGTTCTCTGCCCTGGGTTTACCCATGATTCTGGCAATCGCCATCGATCAAATTGAGCGTCATTTCCGTTACGTAGCAATCGCTATGCTCATGGGTATCTTGGGGGTAGAACTGGTCGGGTTGAGTAACGACTACCAAGTGGATGATGAACAGTTCGACAAGCTGGTTAGCTATGTAAATGAGCACTATGCTGCCAATGACCGCATCGTTGTCAGCGATTTATTCTGGTATTTCAGTTATGTCTACTACAACAAGACGGGGTCTGAGCCACTGCTCTACACACCGAAACTAGCCAATGGTACTTCGGGGCGACCAAACAGCTACGGGTTCGGTACGCTGGTCGATCAGGATTCCGATAAAATTTACCTGGACAGTCTTGAAACGTTACCCGGCGACTCGACACGTGTGTGGTTGATCAGCAACAGCGAGCCACCGGATGATTTTTCTTCCATACCTAGCGACTGGACGAAGGTGACAGAGTTGAAAGTCGGAGACACTGAAGTACGCCTGTACTCCATTCCTCCGCATTGA